A genomic region of Porticoccaceae bacterium LTM1 contains the following coding sequences:
- a CDS encoding response regulator yields MKLMIVDDSMVIRRKIERVHQLPVEKVVQAENGHEAVAVCRRELPDVVTMDLTMPHMDGVECVKRLVEIKPDIRVLVISALADKHTAIQAIKNGARGFLCKPFSEDALNGALQKLLAGN; encoded by the coding sequence ATGAAGTTAATGATTGTGGATGACTCCATGGTGATCCGTCGAAAAATCGAACGGGTTCATCAGCTGCCGGTAGAGAAAGTGGTGCAGGCAGAAAATGGTCACGAGGCGGTTGCAGTCTGTCGCCGGGAATTGCCGGATGTGGTAACGATGGACCTTACCATGCCACATATGGATGGGGTTGAGTGCGTCAAACGTCTGGTAGAGATTAAACCGGATATTCGTGTGTTGGTGATCTCCGCTTTGGCAGACAAGCACACCGCCATTCAGGCGATCAAGAATGGGGCCAGGGGGTTCCTGTGCAAACCTTTTTCAGAAGACGCGCTTAATGGCGCATTACAAAAATTACTGGCGGGGAACTGA
- a CDS encoding chemotaxis protein CheX → MTEADIQVFIDGVKRYFENSVSLAAQVSTPYLVNSTEAPAEDFTGIIGVSGGRKGCVYFTAPRAMLQHLLLGLGEPIVNSELMRDLVGEVANTISGNARAVYGSDFMISVPVVVQGRPENLQLPKQLKAFVIPFQWQSYSATLVVCLE, encoded by the coding sequence GTGACTGAAGCTGATATTCAGGTCTTTATTGATGGTGTTAAGCGATACTTTGAAAATTCGGTCAGTCTGGCTGCTCAGGTTTCTACCCCATATCTGGTTAACTCCACCGAAGCTCCCGCCGAAGACTTCACGGGCATTATCGGGGTTTCCGGTGGTCGCAAAGGTTGCGTGTATTTCACCGCACCCAGAGCCATGTTGCAGCACCTGCTGCTGGGGCTTGGCGAACCAATCGTAAACAGTGAGCTGATGCGGGATCTGGTGGGTGAAGTGGCCAATACTATCAGTGGCAACGCCCGCGCAGTGTATGGCAGTGACTTTATGATCTCGGTGCCGGTAGTGGTGCAAGGAAGACCAGAAAATCTGCAACTGCCCAAGCAGCTGAAGGCATTTGTGATTCCGTTCCAGTGGCAGAGTTACTCGGCGACTTTGGTGGTTTGTCTGGAGTGA
- a CDS encoding DUF3015 family protein produces the protein MKTTITFAVALLAAAVSTGAVAANGPAGSGPNPYVDCGIGAALFPNTHWAAVTSNVTWDVGTTAIISATASPETCSGKNVKAAAFILDTYETLAEETARGKGEHLVSLMNIMEVEDEKRTALVSQVRAGMAVTVSGEDYDNMNRLDKAKSYYALMMTAVNS, from the coding sequence ATGAAAACAACAATAACTTTTGCTGTGGCGCTATTGGCAGCTGCGGTATCAACTGGTGCGGTTGCTGCAAACGGTCCAGCAGGCTCAGGCCCTAATCCATATGTCGATTGCGGTATCGGTGCTGCACTGTTCCCCAATACCCATTGGGCAGCCGTAACCTCAAACGTTACTTGGGATGTTGGTACTACAGCAATCATCTCGGCAACCGCCAGTCCTGAAACCTGCAGTGGGAAAAATGTAAAGGCGGCAGCCTTTATTCTCGATACTTATGAGACTCTGGCTGAAGAGACTGCACGTGGTAAAGGTGAGCATCTGGTCTCCCTGATGAATATCATGGAAGTTGAAGACGAAAAACGTACTGCACTGGTATCTCAGGTTCGTGCTGGTATGGCGGTAACTGTCTCTGGCGAAGACTATGACAATATGAATCGCCTGGACAAGGCCAAAAGCTACTACGCATTGATGATGACTGCAGTAAACAGCTAA
- a CDS encoding DUF4105 domain-containing protein, with protein sequence MRKLASVILALLVLLSFSSSSSALEFNALKIDSAKLEQLSRSSTWHKLMLYESNSQSHYGVESAIHTDDFFLAADGRHNPLAELQATLNALSVKNISEPDSHAQCKFRGRYVWLDQQLGLSSRGIEMVECPRYESWSLEGKTESVSLMFATGYLGNPASYYGHVLLKLNSTQSGKPTKLEDVTVNYGAIVPAGEGPLPYIFKGLFGGYDAGFSHIQYYFHNHNYGENELRDMWEYELNLTPSELDLVLGHAWEVLFQKYQYFFAKKNCAYRVAEILEVVDGIILRPNELMPWFVPQALIQSVSRIERNGEPVIKSVQYHPSRQTRLYKRYSNLSSTEKAIVESVVRNIDELEGEGFDSLNLTAKLRVLDTLLDYFQFIRDAELLAKDVSNTYYRRVLAKRYLLPPGEVDVDMDSNDSPHKGRSPSLAGVEFIHNQVFGTGIGLHIRPVYYDALDADFGHVNNASLSMGEMRLAVFDGQVQLRQLEIFSVESVNAAVTGLPGDEGNSWKLGLGLRQQSLDCEHCLATVFWGDLGHTLQLSDQVLIGGYLGGGIQESQGNSGSLYAKSSVFLNMKLADSFRVRLTAEYLDHVDGDHESRLDMGAHLQYRISRDWSIRAYYEDRIVREVGVSLNLYW encoded by the coding sequence TTGCGCAAACTCGCTTCGGTCATTTTGGCGCTCCTGGTGTTACTTTCATTTTCGAGTAGTTCCAGTGCCTTAGAATTTAACGCTTTAAAAATTGATTCAGCTAAACTTGAACAGCTATCCAGGTCATCAACTTGGCATAAGCTAATGCTCTATGAATCGAACTCCCAATCTCATTACGGAGTTGAAAGCGCAATACACACAGATGATTTCTTTTTGGCGGCGGATGGCCGTCATAATCCTCTCGCAGAATTGCAGGCTACTCTGAATGCATTGTCTGTAAAAAATATTTCCGAACCTGACTCTCACGCTCAATGTAAATTCAGAGGCCGTTATGTCTGGCTAGATCAGCAATTGGGTTTATCGAGCCGAGGCATTGAAATGGTTGAATGCCCAAGATACGAATCTTGGTCTTTAGAAGGGAAAACAGAATCTGTAAGTCTGATGTTTGCTACTGGATATCTGGGCAATCCCGCCTCTTACTATGGCCATGTTCTCCTCAAACTGAATTCTACGCAATCCGGAAAGCCAACCAAGCTGGAAGATGTAACGGTCAATTATGGTGCGATTGTTCCGGCCGGTGAAGGGCCTTTGCCATATATCTTTAAAGGTCTTTTTGGTGGTTATGACGCTGGCTTCAGCCATATTCAATATTATTTTCACAATCATAATTACGGAGAGAATGAACTCCGGGATATGTGGGAATATGAGTTGAACCTGACGCCAAGTGAGCTTGATTTGGTGCTCGGTCATGCCTGGGAAGTTCTCTTTCAAAAGTATCAGTACTTTTTTGCCAAAAAGAATTGCGCCTATAGGGTGGCAGAAATACTAGAGGTCGTAGATGGAATCATTCTTCGGCCAAACGAGCTGATGCCCTGGTTTGTCCCACAAGCTTTGATTCAAAGCGTCTCCCGTATTGAGCGTAATGGCGAACCCGTGATTAAGTCGGTTCAATACCATCCGTCTCGCCAAACACGGTTGTATAAGCGATACAGCAACCTTTCTAGCACTGAAAAAGCAATTGTTGAGTCTGTTGTTAGGAATATTGATGAGCTTGAAGGAGAGGGGTTTGATTCATTGAATCTGACGGCCAAGTTGAGGGTTTTGGATACCTTGCTGGATTATTTTCAGTTCATTCGCGACGCCGAATTGTTGGCAAAGGATGTTTCAAATACCTACTACCGACGTGTTCTGGCAAAGCGATATCTGTTGCCACCCGGTGAGGTGGACGTGGATATGGACTCAAATGACTCGCCCCATAAAGGTCGAAGCCCCAGTTTGGCCGGTGTCGAATTTATCCATAATCAGGTATTTGGAACAGGGATAGGCTTACACATCAGACCAGTTTATTACGATGCTTTGGATGCGGATTTTGGCCATGTAAACAATGCATCACTCTCAATGGGCGAGATGAGGCTGGCTGTTTTTGATGGACAAGTCCAGTTGCGACAGTTGGAAATATTCAGTGTAGAAAGTGTCAATGCTGCGGTGACAGGACTGCCAGGTGACGAAGGAAATTCCTGGAAGCTGGGGTTAGGGCTTAGGCAGCAATCGCTGGATTGTGAGCATTGTTTGGCAACAGTCTTTTGGGGAGATCTTGGTCATACGTTGCAGTTATCTGATCAGGTGCTTATTGGCGGGTATCTGGGTGGCGGTATTCAGGAGAGTCAGGGCAATAGTGGTAGTCTTTACGCCAAAAGTTCTGTCTTTCTGAATATGAAGTTGGCTGACAGTTTCAGAGTGCGGCTGACTGCAGAATATCTTGATCATGTAGATGGTGACCATGAAAGCAGACTTGATATGGGAGCCCATCTTCAGTATCGAATTTCCAGAGACTGGTCGATTCGAGCTTACTACGAAGATCGAATCGTAAGAGAAGTGGGAGTATCTTTGAACCTATATTGGTAA
- a CDS encoding cytochrome c, which produces MKKITLITTVSLLIAAPAIQAGDAKAGKTKAVVCTACHGPEGKSNNTMWPNLAGQQKGYLIKAMKDFRDGKRNDPLMTPMAKPLSDEDIENLAEYFSGLGK; this is translated from the coding sequence ATGAAGAAGATCACTCTAATCACCACCGTAAGCCTATTGATTGCAGCCCCAGCCATTCAGGCAGGAGACGCCAAAGCAGGTAAAACCAAAGCCGTCGTCTGTACTGCATGCCACGGCCCGGAAGGGAAAAGCAATAACACCATGTGGCCAAACCTGGCTGGCCAGCAAAAAGGCTACCTGATCAAAGCAATGAAAGATTTTCGCGACGGCAAACGCAATGACCCCTTAATGACACCAATGGCCAAGCCCTTGAGTGATGAGGATATTGAGAATCTGGCTGAGTATTTTTCCGGACTTGGTAAGTAA
- the ung gene encoding uracil-DNA glycosylase, whose protein sequence is MANTIQLHESWLNVLGVEFEQPYMTSLKSFLKQEKSAGKVIYPAGDQWFAAFNTTPFDKVKVVILGQDPYHGPNQAHGLCFSVLPGVQVPPSLVNIYKEIEQDLGIVPPAHGCLTHWAEQGVLLLNATLTVEQGNAGAHQGKGWEQFTDQAITALNEQREGLVFLLWGSYAQRKGALIDRNKHFVLTAPHPSPLSAYRGFFGCRHFSRVNEYLQSQGQQPIDWSLPAQP, encoded by the coding sequence ATGGCCAATACCATTCAGCTGCATGAGTCATGGCTCAATGTGCTTGGCGTTGAGTTTGAACAACCTTACATGACGTCGCTGAAATCTTTTCTGAAACAGGAGAAATCGGCCGGCAAGGTGATTTACCCGGCCGGGGATCAGTGGTTTGCGGCATTCAATACCACCCCTTTTGACAAAGTTAAGGTGGTGATTCTGGGGCAGGACCCTTACCACGGTCCGAATCAGGCACATGGTCTCTGTTTTTCGGTCTTGCCTGGTGTTCAGGTGCCACCGTCATTGGTAAATATCTACAAGGAGATCGAGCAGGACCTGGGTATAGTGCCGCCAGCTCATGGTTGCCTGACTCATTGGGCGGAGCAGGGGGTATTGCTGCTTAATGCAACTTTGACAGTTGAGCAGGGCAATGCCGGTGCGCACCAGGGTAAGGGCTGGGAGCAGTTTACCGATCAGGCGATTACTGCTTTGAACGAGCAGCGTGAAGGCTTGGTGTTTTTGTTGTGGGGCAGTTATGCGCAACGCAAAGGCGCACTGATTGATCGCAATAAGCACTTTGTGTTGACCGCGCCCCATCCTTCGCCACTTTCAGCGTATCGTGGATTTTTTGGGTGTCGACATTTTTCCAGGGTGAATGAGTATTTACAGTCCCAAGGGCAGCAGCCGATAGATTGGTCCCTACCGGCTCAGCCATAA
- a CDS encoding PGPGW domain-containing protein produces MIETIEQWFNAHQSILTWLGVLSLFTFIISLITLPWLVSRIPEDYFLYSKRHPSHWSNLHPAIRSILLAGKNLLGAILLCGGFLMLFLPGQGLLTLAMGLLMMDYPGKYRLERKLVSYPKVLKSLNWLRAKAKHPPLKVD; encoded by the coding sequence ATGATCGAAACCATCGAACAATGGTTCAACGCCCATCAGTCCATACTGACATGGCTGGGCGTTCTGTCGCTTTTCACCTTTATCATCAGCCTGATCACTTTGCCTTGGCTGGTATCGCGCATTCCTGAGGACTACTTCTTATATTCCAAACGCCACCCCTCACATTGGAGTAATCTGCATCCGGCAATACGCTCAATCCTGCTGGCAGGCAAAAACCTGCTGGGTGCCATTTTGCTGTGCGGCGGTTTTCTAATGCTTTTTCTGCCGGGCCAGGGTCTACTGACCCTGGCGATGGGCTTACTGATGATGGATTACCCTGGAAAATATCGACTGGAAAGAAAACTGGTCTCTTACCCCAAAGTACTTAAAAGCCTGAACTGGCTACGCGCCAAAGCCAAACACCCCCCACTGAAAGTAGATTGA
- a CDS encoding succinate dehydrogenase assembly factor 2, producing the protein MDKNRLFWGSRRGMLELDLILLPFVEKIYPTLEQDDKERYHQLLEEQDQDLFAWFMNRSNPEDADLQRIVTIIRDTRSQVRD; encoded by the coding sequence ATGGATAAAAACCGTCTGTTTTGGGGCAGTCGCCGGGGAATGCTGGAACTGGATCTGATCCTGCTGCCATTTGTAGAGAAAATTTACCCCACTCTCGAGCAGGACGACAAAGAGCGCTACCACCAGCTACTGGAAGAACAGGATCAGGACCTGTTTGCGTGGTTTATGAATCGCTCGAACCCGGAAGATGCGGATTTGCAGCGCATTGTTACCATCATTCGCGATACTCGCAGTCAGGTTCGTGACTGA